attagaatTCAAGGTCATGCTTCTCCACATCTCAGTGTGATAATGGTGAAATTCTGcttcaaaagcaaaagcaaaataacaacaacaataatagaaataaaaacaaaatgttaaacgtatatatagaatatacattttaCTGATAATGTTTCATTTGTTAATGCTGTCAATGatactctcttcttttttcttttttcttcctttttttatttttatttttgttgttgttttgttttgttttgagacagggtctttccatgTAGTTCTAGAaatcactatgtaggccaggcccacctcaaactcacagaactcctcttgccttggcttcccaagtgctgggattaacagcatgtGCCTTCACCAGCAGcccgccccaccctgcccctcccctcctcttcttttctcctgtcCCTCCCCTACTCTACTCCTcccacattgttgttgttgtattgtttgttttctgagacaggtttctctctgtagccctgactctcCTAACTCTTCATGTAGTGCCAGGtcgacctcaaactcacagaaaccctttcgcttctgcccctcaagtgctgggattaaaagcgttgGAGGCATCCCCCACAACCACCTGGCTTTTAGGGGAGTGGGGgttacctacatgtatgtctgtgagggtggcAGATCCAGTTTCAGACTGTtctgagctgccaagtgggtgctgggaattgaactcaggtcacttggaaagcagccagtgttcttaaaacCACTGAGCGATCTATTCTGCCTATGCTTGTTTTTCAAAATGGTGTCCCACTATGCGACCCAAGCCGGACTAAAACTTGAGGTTcactaccaagaggagacttgataccctatgagcatatacagggggaagaggtccccctcagtcacaatcataggggaagggagtaaggggaaaatggaagggagggaggaatgggaggatacaagggatgggataaccattgagatgtaatatgaataaattaataaaatatattaaattttttcaataaaaaatcttaaaaaaaaaaaacttaaggttCACCTCCTTTACCTCTCATAATGCTAGTATCATGCACTTGTACCACAGGACATATTTACACAATGacattttctccaaaaaaaaataaataaataaagagagagagaaataaagaaaaagaaaagaaaagaaagaaagaagataaataaataatttgataaacattgaagttaagagaactgaatctgccgggcggtggtggtacacgcttttaatcctagcatttagggaggcagaagcagacagatctttgtgagttggaggctagcctaatttacacagtgagttccaggacagccaaggctacacagagaaaccctgtctttgtttgtttgctgagggagagagaaagagagaggcaggggagggagggagggagggaggcggggggggggagggagggagggaggggagggagggaggagggagagagagagagagagagagagagagagagagagagagagagagagagagagagagagagactcttgcTTTCGAATCCCTAAAGCCACTGAAAACAGGAATTCTAAAGATCATCCAGCttcacaaccaaaaaataaaaaataaaagacgtAAAGGTTACTCTGCCCCCTATAGGCCAAAGAAGTATTACGCAAGTACTACCTGACCTATGGGAAAGCTTTGCGCGACACTCCTGGGAGGAACCTTTGGAATGGAAGCTCGAGGGGCGGAGCCTAGTGTGACATTTCACGACTTCACTTTCTGATGCATCCCTTGAGGGATAATTGACGTCCAGAGTGTATTCGGCTGTGTGTGAGGAAAGCAAGGCTGCAGCCACTCCGTCCGCGCCATCGCACCTGTCTGCGCCGCATCCCACATCCCGCGCCGCTCCAGCCCCGCAGCACCGTCCACATGCTGCGTGTAAGACCCTCGCATCCCCAGCGCCGACGACCCCGCGCCCTGCTGGGCACCGCAGGCACCAGGACCCAGCCCTGCCAAGCGCCGCCGCCTCCAGGAGCCCGCGCACCCTGAGGCCCTGGCCGACCTGGAAGCCCCAGGCCAGCCCGCCGCCGACGCCGACGCCGACGACGACGAAGAGCTCACCTCGGTGGTGTTCCTGCCCGCTGGTTCTACCCTGCAGCTTCCCCGGGATGACATCGACCTGCTGCTGGAGCCGGATCCCATCTCGGTCCTGAAAGTGTCGCTCCATGGACACACCATCATCCTAGCTCCCGAAGGCCTCCAGACCGCCGCCCATCATGGACAGCCTGGGTTCTCGCCCACCAGCCTGCAGGAATCCTTCTTTAGGATGAGGACTCTCACTTCCTGAATCCCTAGCTGGATCCTCCAGCTGGTCAGGCTGCTGGGCTTCTCTCCTCCACAGGAGTGTACAGCCCTAGGCCTCAGGACCAAGTCCTAGAGCCATGGCTTCTGGTGCCTTCCACTAGTGTAGAGCCAAATTCTCCGAGGTCTACCTGGGACTTAGACAGCTACCTGCAAGGACCCTTTACCCAGCTCACcactgcagcctctgcctccatctcctcctcctagtCCCCAAGAGCAGCGCCCTCCGTGCCCTCCTAGGACCCTTTGCAAGGCCAGGAGGCAACTATTCTGTGAATGAACTGCACCACAGAAATCCTTGCTGCCCGGCCATTGTGTGTGCCTTTGCACAGCCCCTACAAGATTAGACCTGCACTCTCAGTTTTGAAGTGTGCAGAATGCAGAATATTGGGTCGATGGTTGGCTAGAAAGTCCGGAAGAAAGATCATCGCCACTAAAACATACCTGTTTGAACATCACCTACTTTTGGTCCTGAAGTTGATAGCTTATGCCTTTTTCTATACAGAAGTCACTTTCCTGAAACTGTACACCCCAGCTGGTGCCTCAGACTTCAGCTCCAACATGTTTCCTTGAAACTCCACCTTACCACGCACCCCTTCTGGGATTGATTTTTGTCTATCCTTTTTCCACAGGCCTTCTCCCAATCAGGGCTCTCCCTTCCTTGAGGTGACCCTCGTAGATTTactacacaatttaaaaatattaataataaagtgctgtctttttcttttaacagttaAGTGATgatataatttacattttcagcactttttgtttggggggtttgtttctgttttggttttcgatGGTGTTGATGGTAGTTGGttagctgttttggttttgttttgttggggagGGGTGTTCCAGGAGCACCAAGTATTCCAAGTATctgttttatttaagtatttcttttagtatatttttaaatatttgtttgtttttattccgtgtgtgtgtgtgtgttttgcctgcatgtatgtatgtgcctctCTTCTGTGCTTCCTGGCCTACAGAGGGAACAAAGGACATCAGATTCCATAGAGCTCGAGTTAGAGTTTGTGAGCCATCGCACCTGTCTGCACCGCATCCCACATCTTGCTCCGCTCCAGCCCTGCAGCACCGTCCACATGCTGCGTGTAAGACCCCGCAGGCTTGCTGGGAAgcaggcctctggaagagctgcaagtgctctcaactgccaagccatcactctagccttCTTCTTGTGTATTCTTAATTTTTCCTACTCTGAAGAATTACACACTTCTCAGGCTATGGTAATTACAAGATTATTTTTGCATAGGAGTAATCACAAGatcttgaatttgttttgtttattgttgctaATGTATGAAATAGTTCATGTTCTATCTGACATCcaacaaaatattaatttctttaataatttatgcCTAGGTTCTTGCAACTGGTGGGTAAAGGCAATGGTACTTCTAGTGGGAAAATTGGCACAAGCCAAGTTTGAAAAGCCTAATTTTCCTTAATGATCTGTGTTAGTCAGTCCAGGTAGAACAGCATGCTTGGAAAGGGCGCCCTGTCAAGAGAGCTGTTTAGTCATGGTTGACCAGTCGTCCTTTTCCTGTTTAGGAAGCTACTTGTTAATGTTTCTGATCATAAAAAGAGGTTTCTGTGTTGGTTTGGTTAAGTAACTAAAAAAAGACTTCACTAAACTAATTAAATTGTTTGGCTTAATAAATGGATTAAAATGTTAAACTTACTTAGGTGTCTTCACATAAGAGCTGTGTGGAGCCTTGAGCCACTGAGGTTATTACAAAACTCAGAGGGCAGCTGAGAGAAGGGTTGGGGCTTCAGCCTTTTACAGATTTTACAAAGTCTTTTGAAGAGTTGGAAGCAGATGAGTGGGAGGAGAAAATGAGTGAAGAAGCACTTTGAGgctttaaatgttacattttacaAACATTTTCTATGTACATAGCTTTCTATGgtgtcttttttaaatattttatctttattttatgtgtatggctgtttgcctaagtgtatgtgtatacaccacatgacctgtgaaggccagaagagggtgtccgaCCTCCTGAAACAAGAGATACAGATgattgtgatctgccatgtgggtgctgggaattgaactgaggtcctctggaaaaacagccagtgttcttaactgctgagccatctctccattgcCTGTGAGGTCTTTCTCATGCAGCAACTTTCAGTGACAGGCCATATAACACCTAAGGCTCTTTGTGTTCCTACCCTTCCAGGAGATTGTCTGTAATTGCATGCTGGGTCGTTTTGTCCTTCAGTGTTTTTGTGGAGTGGGAATTTGTATTGTTTGGGGTTGGTTCTTTTTCCTGTGTTTGctgtttgggttttatgtgcatCGTTCCTAATGCTTAAATGTCTACTTTTGACAGGTTTGCCCATGTTTctataacaaaataaatcattacTATTAAAGCTAATACAAGAtgctagctttctttttttgtagaaGATTAACATTTACTACTTCAATTGGGAAATGCCTTGCCAGCTGTGTTCCTCGTTTTCATTCCTGCACTGCACCCTTCATCTGTCCTCCAGTGTCTTCTTGCTGCAGgacaattttctttccttttcttttcttgttgtttgacAGGGAATCCCCTATCCCAGGCTTTCTTTAAGCTTGCGATCTTCCTGTTTCACAAGTATTTCTATTACAAACAGGTATTATCACAGGGAGCCCACAGTACACTTTTTAAGGATTCTTTTCCCGCCACAGCCATCGTGGTGTGATGCGTCTTAAGTCTGTGTTCAGAAATGTCTCGATGACATCTACACCTGTGTGCTGCTTTAGCTGGGATTACCATTCTGAAATGACCTCTGCTTCTCTCACTTCATCCACAGGATTATTTTCATACTGTCCTTTGTTGCAGGTGAGAAGTCGCGCTCAGGTTGTGTTGTCGTTTCTTTGCATTGACAGGGGGTGggagttacctttttttttttttttttttttttttgcctttgatgACCTACACCTTCAAGCTGGTATGTCTAATCCTAGGAAATGTATCTGTTACGTTCCACTGAACCTCCTAAGTCTGGAAATTAATTCTTTCTTGATGTTTCAGTTTTAAAACTTAGTCATTGGGTTTGTGATATAGCTCGGTAGGGGTAAAAATATTCTCCTAGCATGTGTGAGATTGGCTTAATCCACAGAAAATAtcgttttaaaagaaagagccaTTTTTCTCTTGAACCTTTGAACTCCTCCTCAGTTTCTACAACACCTGAGAGAAAAATGATGAACTTACGTCACCAAAGCTTTCCTCTTGTCTACTGATTTCTTTCTAAACAAACTTGGGCTTAAAGGGAGATTAGCCTTCTGTTCCAGACGGGAACTTTACATGTGCCTTTTCCTGGTTTCCAAAGATCCAAAAGTAAGTAGGAGCCAAACTGTAGGGAATGCATACTATCTGacactcaagaaaaacaaaacaaaacaaacaaacaaacatgaaaccaTATATCTAATATCCAAGCATCACAAATGGTCCAGTTTCAGGTATTAAGACAACAGGAATGCTGGAGTGGAATGTCCATATCCCTGTCCCCTTTCACTGATGGGAGAATTAATAACTAAATCATCTTAGCTGATTTCAGGGAATTATTCTCAGGTTCTATGGTTACTGTTCCAATTATTATTCAAGTAAGGTATATgttaatttattgttttattaaaatttttcagacaacatattttgatcatattctttcccctccacaAGCTCCACATATATGTGACTACATTTATAAACACAACGTGCTAAGTCTTTTTAGCGTTTCTTGTATGTGTATGacttcagggatgaccatttggtattggataaccagctAGGGGGCTCATCCATGGAGAAGACTGTTTCGTCCACGCcgagcattccttagttgcttgtaACTTTTGACTCTGGATGGGAGGGACCTCATGAGATTTCCCCCCATTCCATGTTATCATGCCCATTGGCAGTGTACTTCTTCAGGTCTCCtttgggcagccatgttgttgaggtATCATGACTGCGGCTTCCCTGTCGCGTTTGGGAGACTCATTCCCACATCAGgtttcctggtcctctgactcttaccatctttccacctcctcttccactatGTTCCCCAAGCTGTAGGTGTAGGACTTGTGTGCACTATAAATGTAGTAGGTGCAGGAGTTGGGTGGGTTGTAATGTAACAGTTGGTGCAGGGCACCCGATGATCACTTGATCTCTGCTTTTTTTtgagtggtttttggttttctggaaCAATCTCCATcaattgcaaagagaagtttctttgatgagtagTGAgcactacacttatctgtgagcaTGCagttagaatgcagttaggaactGTGCTGCCTTTGGAAAGTGGAGGTAGTAGGTCTTCCTTTAAGAGGCATGacctcccatccctcctcatcctcctcatcacTCCATCTCAGTTCTCTTTGTCCAAACCTCCTTCTTTCCCCAACAGTTCTACCAGAAGCCTACTGCTTCTAAAGACTCCTAGACTCCATATGGTCCAGATATTCAGAAAATGgtagaatttaaatttttgacCTAAgccaaattaaaaactaaaatttcccCAACCACAGACAAGACAATCGGTATTCATAAGAAAATTTTTTTagcttagactggccttgaaagtTACAgcctaagccaggcatgatggtgcatgcctttaatcccagcacttgggaggcagaggcaggcagattgctgtgagttcgaggccagcctcgtctacagagcgagtccaggacagccaaggctacacagagagaccctgtctcaaaaaaccaataaagaaagacagaagagaaaagaaagtgac
This genomic stretch from Acomys russatus chromosome 32, mAcoRus1.1, whole genome shotgun sequence harbors:
- the LOC127183890 gene encoding proline-rich protein 23A3-like, producing the protein MADPRIPSADDPAPCWAPQAPGPSPAKRRRLQEPAHPEALADLEAPGQPAADADADDDEELTSVVFLPAGSTLQLPRDDIDLLLEPDPISVLKVSLHGHTIILAPEGLQTAAHHGQPGFSPTSLQESFFRMRTLTS